tactcaATACACTTGGCATTACTGCATATGAAATGGTGCAGCCATTGTCATGATATTCTGTTTTTTGATAGATAATATCATGTTGTTAACCATAGAAATATAACAATGCAATACTGACTGGAGACTTATTTgaatgttttcatttatttttcaggagTCGTACATTATCAGCTCCTATCTGTCTTGAACGAGGCAAAACATATACCATCACAGTAGATTTTAACAGGTATAGCAATGAAGGACCACAACCAGAAGCATCTATTCTTCTAGATTCTGTAAGTATATGCACCAATTGCATGTGATGtgttgtgatcaagcaaaatcattcggaAGTTGGAAATTATAATTTGTAGATATCGGAAGAAATATGCCAGTATATTCTTTGTAGTCCCATATGCACAGGTAGAAGAATCTTCAGTATTAGCAGGATCAGCTGTTTGGAAATAGTTGTCAATAAGTGATTTGACATGTAGGTCAATATTTTTTTGGTTGCAAATTATGCTCACGTTATGTGTCTTTTTTATTATGCAAGTGCAATAATAATCTGATGCTTGAATATTGAGAAGGGACAAAAATTAAATAGTTTGAAGTTCAAATTATTAATTGTGTTTCTTGAAAGCATTCAAGAAAGCAAGAAatgaaataataggaaataatcaagtaaaTATTAAGTAAGATGAATAACACCAGGCTGTTCTTTGAATACAGATTGTATTGATACCACGTGCCACAAGCTTTGAGATGTTCCAAGGCTCAGATAGCATCAAAGATTACCGTCGCGAGCAGTGGGAATACTACAGGTGTGCTGAGGCATTTGAAATGGCAGTCCGTTCCCCAGTCGCAGAAGTTTGTGAGGAGCTTATCTTCAGTATATCAGCAATTGGTCATGATGGAGCTCTTGGTGAGTAAAATAAAGAGACCATCCGGTTTCTCTTAAGCTTAAGCCCTCTTAAGCTTAAAACCAGACATACTGATACTGAATAATGACCTCGGAAGGTAGTTGCCTAACGTATAAGGGGGTGCCTTTCATTTCTGTTAAAACAAAGTTGATTCCAAGGACTCACATTCAGAAAATCAGAAATGTAAACACTTTGGTTggtctttgtttctttgtttgcagACTGTGCCTGTGATCCTACTGGTTCCCTTAGTGCCATCTGTGATGAGTTTGGTGGACAGTGCCAATGCAAAGAAAATGTGATTGGCAGAAGATGTGACCAATGCGCACCAGGAACATATGGATTTGGACCAAATGGATGTTCACGTAAGTATACAGTATATAaatcagtatatatttgtttcaaCGAGGACCACTATAAGGATCAATGTACCAGTTCAAATTTTCAGATGTTGAGAAGCACCAACATCTATCAGCCTTAGCAGATTTCAAGGGTGCATTGATGGCATTTGACAAGAATCACAGGGATTGGTCTGATGTTGATATTTCTATgttaattttctttttattgtAATGCACTATGGTCTTGTAGACATTGCACTTTaaatatgtacattgtatgtatgtattggTATGTATAATATCAGAGATTCTATTATCATTGCCCCTATGTTGTATATTAGCCTTGTTAAAGTCTCATGATATATTTGATTTTGCATCTTAAATCCACAGCTTGTAACTGCCATCCAGAAGGTTCCTTAAGTCCTTTCTGTGACCCTCAAACTGGACGATGTCAGTGCATAGTAAATGCTTATGGACGTGGATGCGATGAATGCCAGAGTGGATTCTGGAACTTCCCCAACTGCAGAAGATGCCGATGCAATGGACATGCTGAAAGATGCCATTCTCAAACAGGAATTTGCATTGATTGTCGTGATTTCACAGGTGGAGACTATTGTGATATGTAAGCATAAAGTTATAGAAATGTTGTTATAGTGTATGTTATTATAAACATGTACTTCATCCTATATTTGGAGAATTACTAATCAACAAATGAACAATAAATAACAGATTGTGCTTCACAATGGTAATATTTGCTTGAGACTGGCTTTAGATGTATACctttcagcaaattacttcagcggtgtttgTCTGCTCCGTCTAATTATCGTGTAAAAAGAACTAAGTCACAcgttgctacacagcttgaccagcgaatgagatGCTGATGTGacgacatgattcaattagccaatcagaaccacacttacgtatacgccataaactgctccaaattggcagaccgctgatgttctctgctgaaaactatagtacTCTTTCCTTGAGCGAGTGATGTCACAAGAGTAACATTAAATTGATCAGGTATATAATAGTATCCTTTGTTAATTTCAGTTGATCATTGAATTAACTACAATTTACAATGCTGAATTTTGTTACAGTTGTGTGGATGGTTTCTATGGTGATCCAGCCCTTGATCCAGTCAGTGGTAGCAGCGGCCTCCCATGTGAACCATGTATGTGTCCAGGAGGTGCAGGAAGTAACTTCCAATATGCTGACACATGTCAACTTGATACTGCAACACAGACTGTATTCTGTAACTGTCAGCCAGGTTATACAGGTAAGTTGCAATGCTTACAGATCACCTCAATCACATTAAGATATGCAGTGTCTTGATTACCAATGTAGACCTCTTATGTTGAAAGTATTACCTGTTCGTAAATTTACATGACTATCTTTTATTTCTTTTCTGATGGAGTATCTGTATCATTGCTCAGTAATATTGTTTGTTGCTAAACAAGTCTCAATATTATAGTTTGGTACTTTATGTGCTTATTCTTAAGCTCAAGCAGTATAATTCTGGCAGTCTCCTCCCACAATGGAAGCTTTTTTGAAATCTAGCTCTCCCAGTCTGTCTTTGGTACATACAGCCTTGGCTATACAACAATACTTAAGTATATAGAAAGCTTAAaatcttgatctcaatacaaatatACTACTCtgtaattttcagctgttgctactacagcATTTGTCAGCAGAATGCCCCCATCGTGCAGTCTTGCAATGTGACGTAATGACCGGGTAGCGCCCTCCAACATGAAACTTGATACAACCTGTCATTAAGTATGCTGAATCAATTTAAACAAGTGAAATAATTGAATTATTGTCATCTTATCCTAGGAATCCGCTGTGATGGCTGCGACAATAATTACTTTGGCAACCCAACGGTACCTTATGGCTTCTGTGAGTTATGTAACTGTAATGGTAACATAGATCCATCCTCTCCTGGCAACTGTGATGCTGGAAATGGCAGGTGTTTACAATGCTTGTATAACACAGGAGGGTACAACTGTGAAGAATGTAAACCAGGATATTATGGCGATGCCATGCAGAGGAGTTGCAGATGTAAGTTATGAGCAGGAGTTATTCATCTCAAAATAAGCCACTGTTCAAGCAGTCTAACAACCAGGCAGGTGAAACTGCtaagacaacaacaacaaaatgaagGGATATAAGAATAAAAAGAAGCAAGGAGAATACTGGAGCCTATTGTAGTGGATAAACAGGAACAGGAGATTTAGACACCAATACTGAATACAAAACTGGACTTAAAGCGggagccccgccagagcagttcttcttgggtgaaccaaacctacctggttatcaaattaatcagtgacaaagttgtctctgaatttgacagatgctaattgatgcaataacattaaaacatcaattagcactagtcaaattcaaagataaccttgtcactgattcaccccagaagaactctCTGATGGGGCTTCTTCTTGTAGGTCCTATTGGTagaaatgatatttaaaaaaccTTATCAAAGAAGGAAAATAACATTATTCTTTTGTTGATTCTTATAGCTTGCGGTTGTAACCTGCTGGGTACAGATAATAGGGTATGTGATCTGTACAACAACTGTGGTGTATGTGACCCTAACACAGGCCAATGTCCATGCCTACCCAATGTTATTGGACAGACCTGTAATGAATGTACTGTAAATCATTGGAAGCTGGCTAGTGGAACAGGATGTGAGGCATGTGGTTGTTGTCCATTTGGTGCTGTATCAGCTCAATGTAATGAGGTAAgaaacttgtcagaaataggaaTAAGATTGATGGCTTTGCAGGGTGAGGTGTAGCGCTGCGTATTGGCTAGAATGCACCTGCAGATACGTGTATTTCCAAGCTGGGGTTTTTATCCATTGTATAATCAGTAGATGTGTTTATCAGCATGGTTAGAAGCAtttcttgatcaaaatattatattaaatatggTTAGATGCatttgtaaagaaacctttagcCTCTTTATTTTTACAGtttattcattttttgttttggctgaaTGAACAGGGATCAATTTGAGATATCTTATAAAGATGGGGCtgtctttcctttttttcatcatcatgtttgtactgtttttcaagtattgtttttgttgttttgattttattattcatatctttattatattaattaattagctGATTACTGTATTCTTCATCTTTCACCATTACTTGCTCACTCAGTTTGCTAATTTTGAACTAGTTATATTATGTTTGGAAAATAAATAGTACGTCTTTGCAGTTTGTTATTATTCACATGTTCAGCAACTAATTTATGCCATTCTATCTGTTGATATTTCAGTTTACTGGTCAGTGTCAGTGCCGTCCCAAGTTTGGTGGTAGGACATGTTGTGACTGTGAGGCTCTTCATTATGGTGACCCATTGGTAGAATGCAAACGTAAGTACATAGCCATCAGTTGTACATACTGAAGAAagttatttttgatatatttatatttatgttgACGAAGTTTCCCTGATGAGTTGTTATAATTCCTGGTGCGGCCACCTATTAAACAGTAATTGATGTATGAACTTGGCTCCTTGCTTGCGAAAAAAAAGAGCCTTTTACTGTTTTACTTAGTGTGGGTGGCATCAACATAATTCAGTGTCAACTAACTGTGTAAGTAAAATTTGTGTATGCATGGGAAGGTTAGGGAATTCAGCAACTTTATTATGCCTGGAAGTCTTGACATTTGTCAggaaatttgtcaaaatacatAGGAATGGATGGGAAAGTGTTTTTATTGCGGTAAAATGAACAGTTTTCATTCTTTGGTTCATGCTTGAAATTGATAAATGTATTGTTACCTGTAACATGATTTCAAGTTACTTGTAACTGTTGTGACTGTTCTCATTGATTTATTATTTGAATGTTTCATGAATATGTACAATATTTCTTGTGATTCATGTGAATTAATTGAATATGATTTTTATATGACACTCTTTCAGAATGTGACTGTGACCCTGATGGTTCTGAGACCCTTCAATGTGAGAGAGATGGCCAATGTGTATGCAGACAGGGTATTACTGGTAGAAGATGTGATATGTGTGCTCGAGGTACCAGGGGAGAACTACCATACTGTGAACCATGCGGAGAGTGTTTTGACAATTGGGATGCTATTCTTATGGACTTGCAGAGTAAGTATTTGATTATAGATGCAACACTGTACATAATGTCTTAGTGAATGGCATGATGTGCATCTCATTCATTATTGGGTTAATTAACAACTATGAACTTTTTTCAGAGGACACATGtcttataattaaagaccgaattaaaaagactagtttgcatatgacgtTTTGTCAACCAGACTAAAAATGCTGTACTGAGCATTTCAGCAGCCAATtgcatgacgtcagacgcaaactactctttttaattcagtcttcaattatagagaTGTTAAAGAAGTCAATCCTCAACTCATCAGTCTCcccacatacagagctataagttAAAACTTATAGCTACATTAAAATACCATGTTAAATAAAATCattttcacatacagagctatcaGTTTAATACCATGTTAAATACTGTTATTTGAAAGACTGACATGTGACATGttaatttcacacaaaaaagtATAACTTTCAAGTGTCTTCCTCATGAAAAATACCCTGTAGAGGAAAATTATTTCAAGTAAGTGAAGTAACATTGTATAACATGGTATTAAACTGTATGTGAAACGATGATGTTGCATCCAATAGATCATTATGTGAAGCAAATTATGTGATTATAAACTATGTGAACAAAGAGACTCAACAGATAAAGTGGTGTTTTTCCCCTTTTGTCATCAGACCAAACAGACTACTTGATTGACAAAGCTAAGAACTTGAAGCACACTGGTGCATCAGCTGCATATGATGAAGAGTTCAAACGGTTGGAAgaaaagctaaaaattgcacaagGTCTAGTTAAAGATCCTTCAGTTACTGAAGAGGAAGTGAGTGACCTCATGGGAGAATATGATAGCATCAGGTAAGTAGGTAATAATGGGAAATCCCCATCAACTAGTAATAGGTGAAAGTAGTCGCTTGTTGAAAatgcacatcaataaagtcccaaattACGCTCGCATTAATTATCAAAAGTGTACACCAGTCAGGCATAGGTGCCACTTTCAACAACAAGCACACTATTCTATATAAATCCATGATGTTATAAGACCTGTCTATTTATGAGTTGGTTAATGTATAGAACAGGTGGCATATGTGGGTAATTACAGCTTTGACATTGACACAATTAGATTTTAAGTTGTCAACCCATTTGGCCAATATTGATTGTCAGTATTATGAGCTCTTATAATGTGCTTCAGGAAAAATGGttattaggcccctattatttatcattatcattattatttcatgTATCATGAAAATGTTGTGTCATCCAGCTTTTGGAAAATGTCAGAATATGCAACCTGAAGAGTTGAAACCTATTAATGAATTGCATTTACACCAACAGAGCTCTTCTAGATGAATACAGCAAGCAACTTGATGACATTGATGCTGACCTAGGTAGGACCCAGGTGAGAACATTCCGTGCTAACAGAGAGTTAGACAGCCTTGAAGGTGAACATCGTGATTTGCAAGAAGACTTAGAGAACTTCAAAGCACAGAGTATTGATATTGAATCATCAAATGTGGAAGGTTAGTAAACAAAATGCTGAAGTTAAGTAAATCTTGCATATAAATGTAAGGTTATTGTTTTGTGTGGATGAATGGCCATTTTGATATGCTATTAATAATTTACTTTCTCACATATGATGACATGCAGATTATATTTTTAGTGAGATTTTGTTTTTTACCTTACATATTCAACACCAGATCCTTGTTACTTAAATCCAACATTTTTTCCTTGCATTTAATATCTCCTATAAAATTAATAATAGAGTAATTATGATTCctttagagagagagagatttgGTAAAAATTAGCTTCAAAACAAAGAAAACTAACTGAAATTCACCATGCAAATCTACAGAGAAAGAAACAAGAAGTATTTTTAACATCAATATGTATTTTCATCTACTAGGTGCATTCAAGAGCATCTTGGAAAGCCAGAATCGATCTCAGGTAGCTCAAGGCAGAGTAGATGACTCTGGTGACACCATTGCCAAATCAGCTGAGGTGAGGCAGCTAGTAGAAGATCTTATTGCCCAAAAGGAAGGTGAACTTGCAAATGAGCAACAGCAATATGAGACAAGATTGGAAGATGTTGATAATCAGCTGACTGGACTTGAAGCAAGATTGGCTGGACTCAATGAGCAGGTGGGTGTCCTTTCCTTTATACAGAAATAATAGCACCTGATAAGCAGCTACTTTCACAAAGTTATACATGCACAGTTATGCTAATGTGTAGGGGACAGATTCTAATTTCTATCCATTTTCGATGGAATCAATTAAGAATAGATCATCTTATGGTGTTGTATGATAATTGACTTCAGTGGAACTCAGTCTGTGTATAAAATACATACTCAATCCTGGTGAAGTCAGAGTTGCACTTGATGATAGCTGGACAACCTTTTCAATCTCACAGTGAACTCTGTTGCTTGTTATGGATTCCCATCATGAAAGCCTTGatacttatttttaaaatgttatgttAAACTTTTAATCCTTAAGAACCCCACTATTAAAATAGAATTGAATTTGtattatagccaaaataacaaattctcgaccatgagaggatgtaccttctgcgtcagcgtacttttcatagaataacacgatcgcatgaccgaaccttgaccttgcctagcaacgaccttgtgattggccaattctcaaaagctgtgtttgcgccgtaagcgcaggtctttgcgtagtacgctcggcgcaaataactgcgTACCCAAGtgggctctcatgatcgagaatttattattttggctatagtataatgtatttttaaaatatttaagtgTTAGCATTTCAAAATTGATAGAAGTCATTAAGACGGATAATGTTATTATGTTTATGATTTGTTCAGGTGTGTGGTGCACCAGGAGACAGCTGTGGTTCATGTGGAGGAGCTGGATGTGGTTACTGTGGTGGTTTAGGATGTATGGGAGCTAGACCTATAGCTGAACAAGCTCTTGACAGAGCCAAAGAAGCTGATGAGTTACTCAAGACAAAAGAAACAGATGCTGATGGTGTCTTAACTGAGGTATGTAGACGTGTGTGCAATCCACCAAAATGAGTTTCCTTGTGGGCTacatcaaatttcaattttcaacaTAGTACTCGATTgccttgattgcatcacattcaGTACCAGGATGTGACATACATCATCTCTCCAGATTGTTGTCAGGTtaacttcacttcacttcacttaaCTTGATTTAAAACCTGCACACACCATCAAAACAAGGCGCAATACAAAAgtaattaaagaaaaacaaaattataaaacatCCGGATATACAATGATGAAAACAATACTAAAACAATTAAATATATGGGGCCTAATGTACAAACACAAAGCCAATTATTTGTATAGGCAGTACACATTAAGTGTGTTTTAAGTACCTTTTTAAAACCATCCTTGGTGGATTTGATGTGCTCATGAAGTGAATTCCATTAGAACACACAATCAAATGTGATTAAGTTAGTTCTTTTGTCTAACATAATCATAAGGCAGAGAGGCCTTGCATAAGGTTATGAATCATACAAGTTTTCCGAATGATGTCCAATATAGGAATGGTTGCAGGCTGGGATTGAACATGAAAAGCCTGCATGCACGCACATGCATCACATTTCAGTATGAAAGAATTGAACATGACATAACAATGCACAAGTATTTGACCCAGTGATTTTTCTTTCTTGGTGCCACAGATGCAAGGAGTGCGAGAGGATACCGGTGAGGCCTTGGATGCAGCTCAGATGGCCTATGATGCTGCTCTGCAAGCCAAATTAGAAGCTGAAGGAGCCCAAACCAATCTCACTGACTTGATCAATGCTATCACTGATTTCCTCTCAGGGGAGAGTGCTAGTCAAGTGATATTGAAAGAATTGTAGCAGCTACCAAGGCCATTGAAATTTCACTATCAGAGGAGGAAATTCAAGGTAAGGAAACTGAGTGTTGTGATACTCGCTACATGCAATAAGCACAATCATGGATGCTTTTGAAATAAAAGACTTCATACTTTCCTCAGTATTTGACTAAGTTTACCACATATTTCCATTCTAGAGTGCTGAAAGGtattaattttttgataaaaacatttgATCATGCCTCTTCACTCGTTCACCACTAACCTGCAAACCATGCTTTAAACAGCATTAGCAGTAttcggaaaaacagtggcatggacgacgggaattatataaataaacatgattttttaccagtttcgccgtcgcaaataataaaggagacaagtagaaaaagtgatcccgcctgggaattgaacccaggacctcaggtttacgagacctgtgccttaaccaggagcttcatgattaggctggttgaaattcgaacctataagcggtcacttactTATCTCTTTCccacaaatagcccatagtagctagggccgtaaatgcaAGAAATTAGCAGTACCGTTCTCTGTATAAGGAAGAGAGGCTCTCTTTATCAACTAGGGTGTCATAAtggtccactttttgtgacactTTCCTGCCTAGCTTTGTAAGTGTGGTGCACCTGCTTTAATGTAGATAAAACTGCCTAGCTCTTTTAATGTAACATGCATACCTCACTGTAGAAAAAacaatactacatgtacattactATCCCAAGAGTTACTGTCCCATTACAAGATATTTGATTTCTGTTAGTATTCATCCCCCCCCCTTGTTTAATTCCTTCAGACACATAATTAAGAAGAATGTActaatttagaaaaaaatgttttctttcaGAACTGGCAAAAGAGATTGAGGAAACTGTAGCAAGCTTGGAGAACATTGACCAGATTTTGAATGACACAGCAGATGATCTAAAAGCTGTACTAGCACTCAAAGAAAGAGCTGATAGAGCCAAGTATATACTTTATTACAgaattattattactttattatTTCTGTGCCATAGTGTATTGTGCTAAGAACATATGTAAACAATAAGAGGTCTCAAAAATTGAACCAAATATTCTCTAATAATAGTAAGATTATTGTTGAAAACAATTGGTTTATATAGTCATATTCACATATTCATTTGATAACTATACTGCTGCTCTAAAGGACATAATTGACATCTTTTTGGGATAATGGATGGTTAATTGCTCCttatatgtacatgtaggctAATTCGAACAAGTTAAATTTAATGTTTGGGACTTAAAATTGGGCTTTTCTCACAGGTGGCCAGTAGGCTGATTTTGATCAATTATGTAAAGCAGTAAACATTGCATGAGTCAAGCTTGAATTATGTACTATTTCATTGCAGAGAGTTTGCTGATGAAGTGTTGGCTTCAGCAGAAAATGTGATTCAGGCATTGGAGGAGGCAGAAGCAGCTCAAGACTCTGCTGATGAAGCAGTCAAGGCAGCTAATGAGGCTATTGAAGAGACACAAGATGACTTAGTACAGGTAGGTAATGAAGGGGCACACCATCCACCAACCAATGTGATAAACTACTAAATGGGTcggcttaggcctaaaaaaattgtttgattggcttaacccgaccgaccctaaaaataggcccgaccctagacttttttccttatattaaattgaaattatttatgcaatttacagcttaaaatgtgtgtaaaaataaaaaaccaacaaaaattgCCGACTGACCTTCCctaatatttttttatgttacgccaatcaaaccatTTTTCTTAGGCCTTAGTGAAAAGGGTGATTCAATAACTCGACAATATGACAATATAGAACAATATACTTCATAGTATAGGACAGGGAGTGGTGAAAACCACTACCTTTTATGATTGCTCATATTTAAGTACTTTTTGATGTGGAGTCCAAAGTTGATATACGAGTTAAAGCTATTTTCTTTCGTATTTAGGGTGAATTGTGGAATTTGCCTATTTGTATACATTGTTAGCCAAAAAAGAATCCTATTTTGTTTACTGGTTTACTGCTATTCCATGACATAATAACACATATGACTACAACCTTGAATTATGAAACCAAGTGAGGTCTCACAGCTGCAATAAAACTCTTTATGGACAACTAACTTTGTTGCTAAGTATTTCTACAAATATGCCATCTGATATCACAGTCCCTGTGCAGCTGGTCCCTGTATGATTGGTCAAGCTTTGTGTCAATGACTTCATCATCAATAACCAATGGGGTGTACTCATAGAAATACTGTAACTTATTATGAATTCCTgtcgagaaatctatctacttATTTAAATTTGTTGCTTTGTAATTTACCAATAGATTGAATCAGAAGCAAGTGCTGCCTTGGAGAAAGCCAATGGAACACTGCAGAAGGTTGATGGCATGGATGACAAACTGAATGATGTACAGAGATTGTTTActgataataaagaaaatgtgaaaCAAGCAGGGGACTTTGCAAATATGGCAGAAGAGGAGGCTGATGGTGCTGAACAGGTATGGTGCACAGGGTcaacttttaaattcatgtaTAAAGTGATAGTTTAGCTAGGCCATGATGAAGTATGCTATTTTAACTTGATCATGACCGCCTGTCATCAGGTTAACAGGTGAACAATGATTGGGTGGTTTAAGAGTTGAGAATCCCAAGAATGAATGTCTAGAATGCGGAAGTATAAGTGTATTACCTGATTTCATTAAAAGTTGGACTAGAAATGGCTGTTATGACCCAAAAATATagatatattttttataatttaggATCAAGGTCCAAGGGGTATTTGATGTACTtgtttttataaaccaaataatgtttatgtaataAATTCATCATTATTTCAGGCTGCAGAAGAGCTCTTAGCGAAATTTAACCAGACATCTGACCAACTAATGAACAGATCAGCAGAGGCATCAGCTGCCCGTGCTAAGGCTGAGAAACTCAGGGATGATGTGATCGACTTTGAAGAGGATGCCAAAAATAAATTAGACGAGTTGAAGGGTATGTATGAGTAGTGATAGGTTGACAGGCTGGAGATGTGAAGCCATAATCTAACTGAGTATTACAAAAGCCATTAGGGGTATAGTTTCCCATGACCCTTGATTGGTTTAGCAGTGtataaaaggaaggccgattcatctggtgccttcattgaAGAAAAGGAATctcacaaaattatgaaaaattacggtacttttacaaggcaaaaagcaactgtTCTAggaattgttgacatggtgccttcaggaaagaaagtttcccatTACTACGACCTAACTTTTCAGATGTTTGAAGATGTAACATTTACCATAGGGCATGATGTTTTACCATGGTATTCAGAAATTCAATCATCATAACAAGTCATAAACAAATCGTGTCCGAGTTTGATTGATATGTAATGTCAGATGCAAAGTTTTAATTCTGTCTTGGATTATAATGAACATTCCTGATGAGCATCTTCAAAAGTCTGTTTAATTGTATCTTAGAATGTGACATTATAAGAAATTTTGGAAGAAGAATATCAATTTGATgaatgattaattgattgatttatcAATTGCCATTGATTGATTAAGGTTACATCAGGAAATGTTAACTAAGTAAGTACCTGCATTGCTATTATACAGTCTGAGTGGAAATATCATGCTTACTATATTTTTTCAAGTTTCTGGATTTATCATACATacttattttgaataaaaaattgagTTTATGGATTTATAAGGCATACTTTATTTTTAAAAGGAATAAGAACTATTTATACTACCAAATTCAAAATATTATAGAGTGTGATCGGAatccgtccctcacgtgagggacggaaATCAATAGATAAATAGATGCACTGAGAAGTTAAGGAATATTTTCATTCAATTAAACTTGAATGGATATTTGACTCTTAATAAGGTGAATATCTATGCCAAATGAATTCAAGGTGTTACGTGTACTTTTGTCGTAATGTCGCATTTTGGCTTGTGAGGGACGGAAATCAATAGATTTGATAAACCATGGCAATAGTTACATCTTTCTTTTTTCTATTGAAACTTTTGGTCTTAATTACACTTGTAACATATAATATGTAATTTGAATGTTGTCTCTACCATATCAATACAAGAAACTGCTGAAATTTACTTCTAGTGGTTCTTTAAACGGAACATAAACTTTACGTTAGGGACGGACATTTtctgtgtgagggacggacaaaatgtgACGCCATTTTGAAATTGATGGAATTTTTTCAAATTGCCTCAAAATCTGTCCCTTGGCCTCTTACAGTATTATTTTAACTAATACAATATTGCTTTGATTATTTTTAGTGTGTGTAAATACCATCAGCAAATGATTGTGAGGGACGGACAAGTtgggtgtgag
The Amphiura filiformis chromosome 3, Afil_fr2py, whole genome shotgun sequence DNA segment above includes these coding regions:
- the LOC140149314 gene encoding LOW QUALITY PROTEIN: laminin subunit beta-1-like (The sequence of the model RefSeq protein was modified relative to this genomic sequence to represent the inferred CDS: inserted 1 base in 1 codon; deleted 2 bases in 1 codon), which encodes MGYWTSVCAVLFACQVSLVLSQPCAEGSCNTGDLLIGREDRLTASSTCGMENQERFCIVSHLQDTQKCYQCDSRTEFDKYSNTKSHRIENVVTSFSADNKKMWWQSANGVQDVYIQFDLEAIFHFTHLIMTFKTFRPRTMLVERSNDFGRTWSVYRYFAYDCEEAFPGVPTGPLRDIDDVICESRYSAVEPSTEGEVVFRVLPPHIRIKDPYSEEVQNMIKITNLRINMTELHTLGDIELDNRPSIREKYYYAIYDMVVRGSCHCYGHASRCIDDGYEDNDEKNRPMFASLFLSFSHPLIQSLYQIVFTLHQQILIRAISLWIPLMTGVRKCECNHNTEGNNCEQCKPFYNDRPWRPWPTSGASALDECKMCNCNDHSYTCHFDPSVWQLTGGVSGGVCDDCQHNTMGRNCEQCKPFFYANPALDIRDASICVACDCDPYGSENGGECESRTDPASDLVAGRCICKRFVGSQRCDTCVDGYWNLRDDNPEGCEPCTCDTLGTEGNRGCDKGTGNCICKRFVTGRNCDRCYEGYYGLSEDVYGCKYCDCDPGGAYNNSCTRQSGQCFCRGAIEGRRCDRVQSGYFTMFMDYFTYEAEYSDFVTIDLIEEEPRARDNDYISWTGPGFIRVQEGGSIQFDINDVIMSGEYDVVLRYEPLLPGSWNDVRITVTRPDPEIPTQSVCGNTIPQDDLLATSLPSGSRSRTLSAPICLERGKTYTITVDFNRYSNEGPQPEASILLDSIVLIPRATSFEMFQGSDSIKDYRREQWEYYRCAEAFEMAVRSPVAEVCEELIFSISAIGHDGALDCACDPTGSLSAICDEFGGQCQCKENVIGRRCDQCAPGTYGFGPNGCSPCNCHPEGSLSPFCDPQTGRCQCIVNAYGRGCDECQSGFWNFPNCRRCRCNGHAERCHSQTGICIDCRDFTGGDYCDICVDGFYGDPALDPVSGSSGLPCEPCMCPGGAGSNFQYADTCQLDTATQTVFCNCQPGYTGIRCDGCDNNYFGNPTVPYGFCELCNCNGNIDPSSPGNCDAGNGRCLQCLYNTGGYNCEECKPGYYGDAMQRSCRSCGCNLLGTDNRVCDLYNNCGVCDPNTGQCPCLPNVIGQTCNECTVNHWKLASGTGCEACGCCPFGAVSAQCNEFTGQCQCRPKFGGRTCCDCEALHYGDPLVECKQCDCDPDGSETLQCERDGQCVCRQGITGRRCDMCARGTRGELPYCEPCGECFDNWDAILMDLQNQTDYLIDKAKNLKHTGASAAYDEEFKRLEEKLKIAQGLVKDPSVTEEEVSDLMGEYDSIRALLDEYSKQLDDIDADLGRTQVRTFRANRELDSLEGEHRDLQEDLENFKAQSIDIESSNVEGAFKSILESQNRSQVAQGRVDDSGDTIAKSAEVRQLVEDLIAQKEGELANEQQQYETRLEDVDNQLTGLEARLAGLNEQVCGAPGDSCGSCGGAGCGYCGGLGCMGARPIAEQALDRAKEADELLKTKETDADGVLTEMQGVREDTGEALDAAQMAYDAALQAKLEAEGAQTNLTDLINAITDFLSGESASXSDIERIVAATKAIEISLSEEEIQELAKEIEETVASLENIDQILNDTADDLKAVLALKERADRAKEFADEVLASAENVIQALEEAEAAQDSADEAVKAANEAIEETQDDLVQIESEASAALEKANGTLQKVDGMDDKLNDVQRLFTDNKENVKQAGDFANMAEEEADGAEQAAEELLAKFNQTSDQLMNRSAEASAARAKAEKLRDDVIDFEEDAKNKLDELKGMEDKFVINENTLNDLSDEIEALNKEMGDLLLSIQTKAEYYRKCKE